Proteins encoded within one genomic window of uncultured Sphingopyxis sp.:
- a CDS encoding AtpZ/AtpI family protein — MTGNGSDPELGSEDSRLVSLEERLDRAEAAEARRTAATAGPETDANYKLGNRVLAELLGGIGGGALVGWTIDHFAGTAPWGLLAVLFLGIVVAFRNIFRIANVRPKKPD, encoded by the coding sequence ATGACGGGGAATGGCAGCGATCCGGAACTTGGCTCTGAGGATTCGCGCCTGGTCTCGCTCGAAGAGCGATTGGACCGGGCCGAAGCCGCAGAAGCAAGAAGGACCGCAGCGACCGCCGGACCGGAGACCGATGCGAATTACAAGCTCGGCAATCGCGTTCTGGCCGAGCTGCTGGGCGGGATCGGTGGCGGCGCGCTGGTCGGTTGGACGATCGACCATTTCGCCGGCACGGCGCCCTGGGGCCTGTTGGCGGTACTGTTCCTTGGAATAGTCGTCGCTTTCAGGAACATATTTCGAATTGCGAATGTCCGGCCCAAGAAGCCGGACTGA